The Martelella sp. AD-3 genome includes a region encoding these proteins:
- a CDS encoding FAD-binding oxidoreductase — protein MSGAIAFSTPKADILARRGAIISDLQAMLPKDALIHEGRELVPFETDGFIAYTRLPLAVCLPETTEQVAKVLAYCHENGIPVVPRGAGTSLSGGAIGQEDAIILGLSRMNRILDIDLPNRAATVQAGVTNIAISEAVKPEGFFYAPDPSSQLACTIGGNIGMNSGGAHCLKYGVTTNNLLGVKMVLVDGTVIDLGGKALDSGGYDLMALVCGSEGQLGIITEAAVRLLASPEGARPVLFGFPTSEQAGACVTDIIASGIIPVAIEFMDKPAIEICEAFAKAGYPLDAGALLIIEVEGSEDEMEAMLAEIVAIAERHGVMAIRRSQSATEAALIWKGRKSAFGATGRIADYICMDGTVPLSQLSYVLQKTSEITDRYGLRVANVFHAGDGNMHPLILYNINDPEDAARAEEAGAEILKLCVDAGGCLTGEHGVGIEKRDLMRHQYSDADLRQQMAVRAAFDPDWVLNPSKVFPLEGRDD, from the coding sequence TTGTCCGGCGCAATAGCGTTCAGCACGCCGAAGGCCGATATCCTGGCCCGGCGCGGCGCGATTATTTCCGATCTTCAGGCCATGCTGCCGAAGGACGCGCTGATTCACGAAGGGCGCGAACTGGTGCCCTTCGAGACCGATGGCTTCATTGCCTATACCCGCCTGCCGCTGGCCGTCTGCCTGCCGGAAACGACTGAGCAGGTGGCAAAGGTGCTGGCCTATTGCCACGAGAACGGCATTCCGGTCGTGCCGCGCGGCGCCGGCACTTCGCTTTCGGGCGGCGCCATCGGCCAGGAGGACGCGATCATTCTCGGCCTGTCGCGCATGAACCGCATTCTCGACATCGACCTGCCGAACCGGGCGGCGACCGTCCAGGCGGGTGTGACCAACATCGCCATCTCGGAGGCGGTGAAGCCCGAAGGCTTTTTCTACGCGCCGGACCCGAGTTCGCAGCTCGCCTGCACCATCGGCGGCAATATCGGCATGAATTCCGGCGGGGCGCACTGCCTGAAATACGGCGTGACCACGAACAACCTGCTCGGCGTGAAGATGGTGCTGGTCGATGGCACGGTGATCGATCTCGGCGGCAAGGCGCTTGATTCGGGAGGCTACGACCTGATGGCGCTCGTCTGCGGCTCGGAAGGCCAGCTCGGCATCATCACAGAGGCGGCCGTCCGGCTTCTGGCAAGCCCGGAAGGGGCGCGGCCCGTGCTCTTCGGCTTCCCGACCTCCGAACAGGCCGGCGCCTGCGTCACCGACATCATCGCTTCGGGCATCATTCCCGTCGCCATCGAGTTCATGGACAAGCCGGCGATCGAGATCTGCGAGGCCTTCGCCAAGGCCGGCTATCCGCTCGATGCGGGCGCGCTCCTGATCATCGAGGTCGAGGGCTCGGAAGACGAGATGGAGGCGATGCTTGCCGAAATCGTCGCGATCGCCGAACGCCACGGCGTGATGGCGATCCGCCGGAGCCAGTCGGCGACGGAGGCCGCGCTGATCTGGAAGGGCCGAAAGTCCGCCTTCGGCGCCACCGGCCGCATTGCCGACTATATCTGCATGGACGGCACCGTGCCCTTGAGCCAGCTTTCCTATGTGCTGCAGAAGACCAGCGAGATCACCGATCGCTATGGCCTCAGGGTCGCCAACGTGTTCCATGCCGGCGACGGCAACATGCATCCGCTGATCCTCTACAATATCAACGATCCGGAAGACGCCGCGCGCGCGGAGGAAGCGGGCGCGGAAATCCTCAAGCTCTGTGTGGACGCCGGCGGCTGCCTGACCGGCGAGCACGGCGTCGGCATCGAGAAACGCGACCTGATGCGCCATCAATATTCCGACGCCGACCTGCGCCAGCAGATGGCGGTGCGCGCCGCCTTCGATCCGGACTGGGTGCTGAACCCCTCCAAGGTTTTCCCGCTGGAGGGCCGTGATGACTGA
- a CDS encoding DUF4870 domain-containing protein — protein MSDPQTTPPKRFGDGWMDPTRNNVILIYILYLVSCVIFIAGVIGLISAYMNRDKAEDWLKTHYTWAIRTFWIALLFSAISFVLTFVIIGVFGFLATAVWVIVRVIIGLQKVNRSEPIERPQSWLV, from the coding sequence ATGAGCGACCCGCAAACGACACCGCCCAAGCGCTTCGGCGACGGATGGATGGACCCGACGAGGAACAACGTCATCCTCATCTATATTCTCTATCTCGTCAGCTGCGTGATCTTCATTGCCGGCGTCATCGGCCTGATCTCGGCCTATATGAACCGCGACAAGGCCGAGGACTGGCTGAAGACGCATTACACCTGGGCGATCCGCACTTTCTGGATCGCGCTGCTCTTCTCGGCCATTTCCTTCGTGCTGACCTTCGTGATCATCGGCGTGTTCGGTTTCCTGGCCACCGCCGTCTGGGTCATCGTCCGCGTGATCATCGGCCTCCAGAAGGTCAACCGTTCGGAGCCGATCGAGCGCCCGCAAAGCTGGCTGGTTTAG
- the glcE gene encoding glycolate oxidase subunit GlcE, which translates to MLTPETEAEAAGIIARHFETGVPLALCGGNTRSGFGNPQRAETTLSSSALSGIVSYEPSEMVMTARAGTPLAEIEAALRANGQFLAFEPMDHRGIMNTEGTPTIGGVFAANVSGPRRFALAGAARDHLLGARFINGKGEAIKAGGRVMKNVTGLDLARLMAGSHGTLGFLTEVTFKVLPAPKAATTIVVSDLTDDDAIALMAAAMALPLEVSGAAHLPYSVRNAFLSGALEGDSVTCLRLEGLPESVAVRAEKLKDYAGAIGPVAELDGVKTGTLWREIRDAAPYAEKSLRPLWRVSIAPSEAAKLVADIRLEAAVDALYDWQGGLVWMRMDGAPEPGRLRALIKAHGGGHATLMRADPVARALVPAFEPQPPAIAALAARIKQKLDPKGIFSPGKMAKEEMAA; encoded by the coding sequence ATGCTGACGCCTGAAACCGAGGCGGAAGCCGCCGGCATCATCGCCCGCCATTTCGAGACGGGCGTGCCGCTTGCCCTTTGCGGCGGCAATACCCGGTCCGGCTTCGGCAATCCGCAGAGGGCCGAAACCACGCTTTCGTCTTCCGCGCTTTCCGGCATCGTCTCCTACGAGCCCTCGGAAATGGTGATGACGGCGCGGGCCGGCACGCCGCTTGCAGAAATCGAGGCGGCGCTCAGGGCAAACGGCCAGTTCCTCGCCTTCGAGCCGATGGACCATCGCGGCATCATGAATACCGAGGGCACGCCGACGATCGGCGGCGTGTTCGCCGCCAATGTCTCCGGTCCTCGCCGCTTCGCGCTTGCGGGGGCTGCCCGCGACCATCTGCTGGGCGCGCGTTTCATCAATGGCAAGGGCGAGGCGATCAAGGCCGGCGGCCGGGTGATGAAGAATGTGACGGGGCTTGATCTTGCCCGACTGATGGCGGGCTCGCACGGCACGCTCGGCTTCCTGACGGAAGTGACCTTCAAGGTGCTGCCGGCGCCGAAGGCGGCGACCACCATCGTCGTCTCCGACCTGACCGATGACGACGCCATCGCGCTGATGGCGGCCGCCATGGCGCTGCCTCTGGAGGTTTCGGGCGCGGCCCACCTGCCCTACAGCGTACGAAACGCCTTCCTGTCCGGCGCGCTCGAAGGCGACAGTGTCACCTGCCTCAGGCTTGAGGGCCTGCCGGAATCGGTTGCCGTCCGCGCCGAAAAACTGAAGGATTATGCCGGCGCGATCGGTCCCGTCGCCGAACTGGACGGCGTGAAGACGGGAACGCTCTGGCGCGAGATTCGCGACGCCGCGCCCTATGCGGAAAAATCGCTGCGTCCGCTCTGGCGCGTCAGCATCGCGCCGTCGGAGGCCGCGAAGCTTGTTGCCGACATCCGCCTGGAGGCGGCCGTGGACGCGCTCTACGACTGGCAGGGCGGACTGGTCTGGATGCGCATGGACGGCGCGCCGGAACCGGGCCGGCTCAGGGCGCTGATCAAGGCCCATGGCGGCGGACATGCGACCCTGATGCGGGCAGACCCGGTCGCGCGCGCGCTGGTCCCCGCCTTCGAACCGCAGCCGCCCGCGATCGCGGCCCTTGCAGCGCGGATCAAGCAGAAACTCGACCCGAAGGGGATATTCAGCCCCGGAAAGATGGCGAAAGAGGAGATGGCAGCATGA